The following coding sequences lie in one Numida meleagris isolate 19003 breed g44 Domestic line chromosome Z, NumMel1.0, whole genome shotgun sequence genomic window:
- the SYT4 gene encoding synaptotagmin-4 has protein sequence MAPIAASHQQFDEIPTVVGIFSAFGLVFSVSLFAWICCQRKSSKSNKTPPYKFVHVLKGVDIYPENLNSKKKFGVDDKCEAKNKSAMPKNSLHLDLEKRDLNGNFPKTTSKMQSSPDPENSSPKHFSEKKKDSVSPDSLKSTTSLSSEEKQDKLGTLFFSLEYNFEKKAFVVSIKEARGLPAMDEQSMTSDPYIKMTILPEKKHKVKTRVLRKTLDPAFDETFTFYGIPYSQIQDLTLHFMILSFDRFSRDDVIGEVLIPLAGIELSEGRMLMDREIIKRNVRKSSGRGELLISLCYQSTTNTLTVVVLKARHLPKSDVSGLSDPYVKVNLYHVKKRISKKKTHVKKCTPNAVFNELFVFDIPCEGLDDISIEFLVLDSDRGSRNEVIGRLTLGSSAEGTGGEHWKEICEYPRRQIAKWHMLCDG, from the exons ATGGCTCCGATCGCGGCCAGCCACCAGCAGTTCG ATGAAATTCCTACAGTGGTTGGGATCTTTAGTGCATTTGGCCTTGTCTTCTCTGTCTCCCTTTTTGCTTGGATCTGCTGTCAGCGTAAATCATCCAAATCCAATAAAACCCCTCCATATAAGTTTGTCCATGTTCTGAAGGGAGTTGATATTTATCCTGAGAATCTCAACAGTAAGAAGAAGTTTGGAGTAGATGATAAATGTGAAGCAAAGAACAAATCAGCAATGCCAAAGAATTCTCTTCATCTtgacctggagaagagagatcTAAATGGCAACTTCCCAAAAACAACCTCTAAAATGCAGAGCTCTCCAGACCCTGAAAATTCATCTCCAAAGcacttttcagaaaagaagaaagattcaGTATCCCCCGATAGTTTGAAGTCCACTACATCCCTGtcatctgaagaaaagcaagacaagCTAGgaactctctttttctctttagagTATAACTTTGAGAAAAAGGCATTTGTAGTGAGCATCAAGGAAGCACGTGGGCTGCCAGCAATGGATGAACAGTCAATGACTTCTGATCCCTATATCAAAATGACAATCCTTCCTGAGAAAAAGCACAAGGTGAAAACTAGAGTGCTAAGGAAAACCTTAGATCCTGCTTTTGATGAGACCTTCACGTTTTATGGGATCCCCTATAGCCAAATTCAAGATTTAACTCTTCACTTCATGATCTTGAGCTTTGACAGGTTTTCCAGAGATGACGTCATTGGAGAAGTCCTCATTCCCCTTGCAGGAATTGAATTGTCGGAAGGAAGGATGCTAATGGACAGAGAGatcatcaaaagaaatgttagG AAGTCATCTGGACGTGGAGAACTACTGATCTCTCTCTGTTATCAGTCTACAACAAACACGCTAACTGTGGTTGTTTTAAAAGCCAGACATCTACCTAAATCTGATGTGTCGGGATTATCAG ATCCTTATGTCAAAGTGAATCTGTACCATGTTAAGAAGAgaatttctaaaaagaaaacccaTGTCAAGAAGTGTACCCCCAATGCTGTGTTCAATGAGTTGTTTGTCTTTGACATTCCTTGTGAGGGCCTTGATGATATCAGCATTGAATTTTTGGTTTTAGATTCAGATAGAGGGTCAAGGAATGAGGTCATTGGCCGGTTAACCTTAGGATCTTCAGCAGAAGGAACAGGTGGAGAACACTGGAAAGAAATCTGTGAGTATCCTAGGAGACAAATTGCCAAATGGCATATGTTGTGTGATGGttag